The genomic region CTCCCTGTCTGTTGGCTGTGTTCCCCTCTACCAGGCATTCATCGAGGCGGCAATCAAGGACGGCGCTGTCGTCAACATGAAAGAGGACGATCTCTTCCGGATCACTGCCGAGCAGGCCAAACTCGGAACCAACTTCATGGCCATCCATACCGGCATCAACTGGGAGACGGTCAAGCGCCTGAAAAACCAGGGCCGGCACGGCGGACTTGTGTCACGTGGCGGCGCATTCATGACCGCATGGATGCTCCACAACGAAAAAGAGAACCCGCTCTACAGCGAGTTTGACTACCTGCTTGAGATCATGAAAGAACACGAAGTCACGCTCTCCATGGGTAACGGTATGCGGGCCGGTGCAATCCATGATGCAACCGATCGTGCCGCCGTTCAGGAACTACTCATCAATGCTGAGCTTGCTGATATTGCGCACAAACAGAATGTCCCGGTCATTGTCGAAGGCCCGGGACATGTACCAATCGACGAGATCGCTGCTAATGTAACGTTGATGAAACGTGTCACCAACAATAAGCCATTTTACATGCTCGGCCCCATTGTTACCGATATCGCCCCGGGTTACGATGACCGGGTTGCTGCGATCGGTGCTGCAATCTCCTCCTCTCTCGGTGCTGATTTTATCTGTTACGTCACTCCCGCAGAACACCTTGCACTCCCGACCCCTGAGGAGGTCTATGAAGGGGTTATGAGTTCCCGCATCGCTGCCCATGTCGGGGACATGATCAAACTAAAAAAGACGCGTGACCTCGATCTTGAGATGGGACATGCACGCCGTGATCTTGACTGGAACCGCCAGTTTGCCGTAGCAATGAACCCGGCACGGGCACAGGCTATCCGCAAGGAGCGTATGCCTGCTGATACTGACGGGTGTACCATGTGCGGCGACTATTGTGCAATCAAGATTGTGAATAAGCATTTCCAGTTCTAATCAGGCCCCCCCATTTTTAACCACGCCATCACCTCCTTTTTTATGGGTTTTTATAGGCCCCTGATAATCAAACCCTTATGGATTCTACTGTCAACTATTGTCTGACAGTAATGATGTAATGCTCCAAATTTAACTCAATACAGTCAAATATTCTTTCTGCTAAAATAATCCGGCACGGTGATCTTAATCAAAGTGAACTTTGGAGGATTTGTTTCTCTCTCGACAATTGACTGGCGGGGAAAGGCAGTCTGCACAGTTTTTTTGCGGGGTTGTCCGTTACGATGTACTTACTGTCAGAATGAAAATATTCAAGCGGGTGAAGATTATCGCGATATTGATGAGATCAATAGCATGATTAAAACTTCCTCGCCATTCATTAGCGGCGTTGTCTTTTCCGGAGGCGAACCAACGTTACAAAAAGATGCTTTGATCGCATTGGCCCGTTATTCAAAAAAAGTCAACCTGTGTGTCGGAATCCAGAGCAATGGATATTTTCCTGAAACTATTGAAGCATTAATTATTAACGGGTTGCTGGATAAAGTCGCAATTGATTACAAAACGACCTGGGAAGGATATTCAGGTACAACAGAGGGCTATTGCCATCTGTCAAAAGAAAATTACGAAAGAAATGTCCAAAAATCTATCCGAATCTGCAAAAAGGCACTTGAAAAAAAACAATTAACTGAGTTTGAAGTAGTGTTTACCATATTTTATGAGAATCAAGAACATATCCGACAAATCTCCGAAAAAATCGGAGATGTATCTATTGTTCTTCAGCAGGGTGAACATAAAATACCAGTAATACGCAATGCAACTCCTGATATGACCAATGGGGAATATATCTGCAAAAAACTAACACAACAGAACAAACACCCCCCACTCAAACTAAATGAAATTAAAGAAATTGCAGACTCTCTGAAAAAAACAGTTCGGATAAGGACACGAGAGGTTGGGGAAATATCTTATAACTGGAGAAATATCCTGTGAAAGTTATCGGAGTCGTCGGGCTGCCAGCAAGCGGCAAAGGTGAATTCTCAAAGATTGCCGCAGATGCCGGGATCCCCGTCATAGTCATGGGCGATATGATCCGGGCTGCGGTTCTTAAAGCGGGACTTGAACCCACGGATGCTAATTTCGGGGCAACCGCAAACAGGCTTCGTGCTGAGGGGGGTATGGATGCAGTTGCTGCATTGTGCGTGCCCGAGATACTGCGTCAGACCGCTCCTTTGGTGCTTGTCGACGGGATCCGTGGCGATGCTGAAGTGAGATTGTTCCGGAAGCACTTTTCCGGTTTTACCCTCATCAGAATCGATTCCTCCTTTGAAAAACGGCTGGACCGGATCAGGGCACGTGGCCGCTCTGATGATTTTGTTCAGGCTGAATCCCTGCGTAACCGCGATGAGCGCGAGATCGGCTGGGGGTTAGGAAACGCGCTTGCCGAGGCAGATATCAGCATAGCTAACGAAGGCAGTTTGGGGGATTTCTCCACCGCTGTAACATCCGTCCTTGACTCACTGAGACGTGATCCATGAGCCTCAAACCGTATTTTTCTTCATCATCAAAAGTCTGGGATGATATCTCCTGGGTATACGGGATCGAAGATGCCGGATATGACGGGTGGGAGATCGTAGCTGATGGCAACTATAACCTTGATAATCCCGAATGTTTCAAAAAAATAGAAGGTATGATTGCGAGTACACATCTTGGCGTTACCGTACATGCCCCCTTTGGGGATCTGAACCTTGCTACCTTGAATGATCCCATCTGGCGCGAATCGATACGGCAGATATGCACGTGTATAACCCATGCGTCTGCTTTCACCGACCGGATTACTATCCATCCGGGCTATCTCTCTCCGGTTGGAAAACTGATGCCACAAAAAGTCTGGGATCTCCAGAAAGAGGCGCTCCGGCAGATAGGAAAATGTGCAGCAGAACATTCTGTCCTTGCATGTGTTGAAAATATGATTGGGGTAAAAGAGTTCCTCTGCCAGCTTCCCGAAGAATTGATTGGTATGACGGACGGTATTGAGGGAATAGGCATGACCTTTGATTTCGGTCATGCGAATACACTGGGCAAAGTGAACAGTTTCCTGCCTTATGTAAACAAAGCCAGCCATATCCATATTCACGACAACCACGGGATGTCTGACGAGCATCTTGCACTGGGTGACGGAACTATCAGCTGGAGTAGTATCGGAAAGACGATTGCAGAAAACTATTCCGGGGTTGTTGTGATTGAAGGGCGATCTATAGAAGAAGCAAAAAAGAGTATAGCGGTATTCCGGAAGTGTTTTTCGTGAGCGGTGAGACCCTGCATGTATATTTCCTTGGCACCGCCGGTGCCCTGCCAACGCCACAACGTAATCCCCCCTGCATAATGATCCGCCGCGGATCCGACACCCTGCTCTTTGACTGCGGGGAAGGCGCCCAGCAGCAGATGATGAGGGCCCGTTGTGGTTTTTTAGTAAACGCGATCTTTGTCTCCCACTGGCACGCTGACCACTTTCTAGGGATATTTGGGCTGGTCCAGACGATGTCATTTAATGGGCGCACCGAACCCCTTACAATCTACGGGCCGGAATGGGTACAGGAATTCGTTACTACCCTGCGGCATGTTGGACGATTCAATTTAAAATTCCCGATTGAAGCAGTTGAGTTATCACATGGTTCTTGGGTGAGGTTTGACGGGTACACGATCACCGCATTTGCCGTAAGTCATGGTATGCCGGCACTGGGATATTCATTGGAAGAAGATCCCCGCCCGGGCAGGTTCGACCGCGAGGGGGCAATTGCTCTGGGGGTTCCCCCGGGTCCCTTATTTGGGCGGCTCCAGCGCGGGGAGATTGTTACCATTGGGCCTGAAGGGCAAAAGCGTGAAGTGAAACCCGAAGACGTTCTTGGAACCCCACGTCCCGGACGTAAGATTGTGTACACCGGAGATACCCGTGCAGTTCATACAACCTTGGGAGAGATTGCCCGGAATGCAGATCTGCTGATCCATGATGCCACCTACGATGAAACCGAAGCAGTCCGGGCAGCTGAATTTTATCATGCGACAGCATCACAGGCAGGAGAAGCCGCCACTATCCTTTCAGCCCGCACTCTCGTTCTCGTCCACATAAGTTCACGGTATATCGATTCAACGGCGCATATCAGCGATGCAAAGAAAAAATTCTCCGGGACGGTCATATCACCTAATGATCTCGATATGATTGAAGTACCATTCCGGGATTGATCCGGTATTCCTCTTTTTATCCTCTTTTAATGCAATTTTACTTTTTTGCGGATAACAAGCAAATTTAATCTTCAGACACCCATTCATGAATATACAGAGCAGTATCCAATTGCGTGGCATTAATAAAAAAGGCAAAAATGCCCGTTTCGCTGTGTGTGTGGTGAGAGAAAATGGAAAATAACAATTCAAACGATGTGCTCGTCTACCGGCTCGGCACCGGCTGTGATCTTGCCGATGTCGAAGCAGGAAATATCTACCAGGGAAAGGTGCAGGGTTTTGCAACTTTCGGTATGTTCGTACAGTTAAACGACCGGATAAAGGGACTTGTGCACAAGAGCAATGTCAAGGCAGAACACAAGGAGCGCGATTCAGTACTGGTCAAGGTCCGCGAGGTACGGCCAAACGGTAATATTGATCTCGAAGAGGTCCAGTACCAGGTTTACCAGGTTCAGAACGTTGAGCGCAAATCCACTACTGTAAGAATAATCGATCTTCCTTCAAAACTTGGAAAGACGGTTGCTATCGAAGGTGAGATCGCCCAGATCAAACAGACAAGCGGTCCTACCATATTTACCATTGTTGACGAAACGGGTACCCAGAACGGTGCCGCGTTCATCGAAGCCGGTGTACGGGCATACCCGGAAGCGGAACTGGGGGATATGGTCAAGCTCATCGGAGAAGTGATGATGAGAAATGGCCAGCTCCAGATTGAAGTGGACGGTCTGTCCATTCTCACTGATGAAGAAGCGGCTGTCGTTAAAGTAAGAATTGAAAAAGCTCTGGATCTCCGTTCAGAACCGGAGAATATCCCGCTCCTTGTTCAGAGTGACGTCATGGAGAAACTCCGTCCCGAGATGAAAAAGGTTGCAAAGATCATCAGGAAAGCAGTCTTCACTTCTCAGCCGATCATCCTTCGGCACCATGCGGATGCCGATGGCATCTGCTCAGCGGTTGCAATCGAGCAGGCGGTTGTTTCACTGATCCGCGAGAGTGGCGGTGATTTTGATGCAGAGTATTTCTTATTCAAGCGAGCGCCTTCAAAAGCACCGTTTTACGAGATTGAGGATATCACGCGGGACCTCGATTTCTCATTAAAAGATCATGTCCGTTTCGGCCAGAAGATGCCCCTTGTGATCCTCACCGATAATGGGTCGACCGAAGAAGACGAACCTTCGTATAAGATCGCCAGTGTCTACGATATCCCGTTTGTCGTCATAGATCATCACCACCCGGATACTACCATTGACAAGTATCTTCTCGCTCATGTCAACCCTTATCATGTCGGGGGAGATTTTGGGATCACTGCCGGGATGCTCGGAACAGAAGTCGCACGTTTGATCAACCCCAAAGTCGAACCGCTAATTCGCCATCTCCCGGCAGTCGCAGCGGTCGGGGACCGGAGCGAGGCACCCGAACGGGCATTATATCTTGCACTTGTGCGTGATAATTTCCCAGAACAGGCCTGCAAGGATATTGCCCTCGCGCTCGATTACGAGCAGTTCTGGCTCCGGTTTAATGACGGCAGGGAGATTGTAAAGGATATCTTAAACCTTGCTGGAAATACCGAGCGCCATAAAAAACTCCTTACCCTCCTTATCGATGGGGCAAATACGATGATTGCAGACCAGATGAGCGCCTGCATGGCTCACGTGGATCCCCGTATCCTGAAAAATGATGCACGTCTCTTCCTTCTCGATGTGGAGATCCATGCCCACAAGTTCACCTTTCCCCCGCCGGGAAAAACCTCCGGTGAGGTACATGATCGTCTCTGCCAGCAGAATGCAGGTAAACCCGTTGTTACTATCGGGTTTGGGCCGGATTTTGCTGTGCTTCGATCCCGTGGCGTCCTGATGAATATCCCCAAAATGGTCAGGGAATTACGTGTCGAGATCCCGGGCGGCGGAATCAGCGGTGGCGGACACTTGGTAGTGGGCAGTATAAAATTTGTTGAAGGTATGCGCTCTGTAGTAATCGAAGCATTGATCAACAAAATTGCTGATGCACAGGTTCAACAATAATTTTTTGGATAATGATTGTCAGTTATGCGTAAATAACGCCGTAAAAGTCGAAACCTGCCTGCAAATCTGCATTTTCAAAAACAGCTCGACCAGAACGCCCGATAAATTCTTTCTGGTCTGAATTATGATGTAGTACAAGAAAAAAGACAGGATTTGGGACCTCCAAAAAAGATAAGTTTATATAGTAATTAATTTATATGAGTTTCTAATGCTGAGGCACAACATGTCAACTACCAAAAAGTTACGTGAGACGTATAATGAGACCCAGCACAAGATCGTCCAGTACCTCAATTCCGGTATAACCTTGGGCAAGCATTATTTCAAATCGAAATATATTGCCAAAGACCTTGGGTTATCACCTAAAGAGGTAGGTACCAACATGGCGATCCTTGCAGATAACTGCAAGGAACTGGACATCATACGGTGGAGCTATTCGAACAGTACAACATGGATGGTCACACCAAGGGTGTGCTGAATCCATCCATAAAATCTCTCTCTTTTATCATGACAAAAGTTCTGGAATTCGAATCCGAGATCGAATTTGTGGCAGATATAAACGACCATAAGGACTGCCTGATGTCACAGGATCCCACGCAAGAGACCCCGAATGCTCTCTGGTATAATATCGACATCCCAAAAGGCCATATCTTAAAAGCAGGTGATAGGATCCGTATTACCGTTGAAAAACTCTAGTTTTTTTGCATTGTAGAAAACCGTTTTTTCATGTAATAGATAGCCCCCCTCTTGTGCCACCAGTCCCCCGTTGGGGGACGGGCGCAGTGCGATAACCCGAGTAAGGTTACAGGTAATACGTTGTCATCGCAATGGGGGGGTGCCCCAGTGGCGGGGGCGAAGCCCCCGAGAGCGTCAGAGTTTTCTAAATGTTTTCTACAGAGCAGTTTTTTTCAAAAGCCAATTAACCCGACACGTTATCCATGCTTTTTTCGTTACGGGGTCATCGATTTTACAGTAATTTTTTTAAAATATGACTATCGTAAGTGAATGACGGATGATATTTATGATTATCCGGTTGCGGGTATACGCCGTTTGTCCCCCCAAGACCCAAAAAAAAGGTATTCTTTGCACTGACTAGGATCACTATTTGTCAGAACACTTGGCAATCCAAAAAGTGCATACTACCTTTGCATACTAAAAAGTCTTAAAATAATTCAGAAAAAACCCGTACGGAAGATTATTATCTGGTAAAAAAGAGAATGGGTGAATACTTAAAAAATTTGCAGTCTGACCAGGGAGATTTTGTGAGAGGATAAAGGAATGAGTCGTTTTGTCTGTATTCATGGCCATTTTTACCAGCCTCCCCGTGAAAACCCCTGGCTTGAGGAAGTTGAGACAGAGGATTCTGCATATCCCTATCATGACTGGAATGAACGCATCACCGCTGAATGCTATGCCCCCAATGCTGCGTCCCGAATTCTTGACTCGAACCGGAAGATTATCGACATTGTCAATAACTATGCAAAGATTAGTTTTAATTTTGGCCCTACCCTGCTTACCTGGTTAGAGCAGAACAACAAGGAACTGTATCTGTCAATCCTAGAAGCGGACAAAGAAAGTATTAAACGGTTTTCCGGTCATGGCTCTGCCATTGCACAGGTCTACAATCATATTATTATGCCCCTTGCAAACTACAGGGACAAACATACCCAGGTAATCTGGGGGATTAAAGATTTCAAATTCCGGTTCAAACGAAAACCTGAAGGAATGTGGCTGCCCGAGACGGCAGTTGACTTGGAAACTTTGGAAATTCTTGCAGAACAGGGAATCAAGTTTACCATTCTCTCTCCTAAACAGGCCAACCGGGTAAAACCGGTCGATGATACACAATGGACTGATGTGAGCCGGGGGGGCATTGACAGTTCCATGCCGTATCTCTGCCGGTTACCATCCGGTGAATCGATTGTCATCTTTTTCTATGATGAGGGCATTTCACAGGAAATTGCGTTTTCCAATCTTTTGGAAAATGGTGAAGTGTTTGCCAACAGGATGATGCGGTTTTTTTCCCAGCACCAAAAACAGTCCGGGCTGTTAAATATTGCATCTGATGGGGAGACTTATGGGCATCACCATCGGTTTGGGGATATGGCGCTTGCATATGCCCTCTATCTCATTGAATCAAAAAATCTTGCGCAGATAACCATCTATGGAGAATACCTGAGTAAAAATCCGCCAACCCATCTGGTAGAAATAATTGAAAATACATCCTGGAGCTGCACTCACGGTATCGAACGCTGGAGAGATGACTGTGGGTGCTGTACCCCGGGTTCAATTGTCCAGATGACTGCATCTAATCCGTTTATCCATTCTACTGCAAAGGATGAACCAATCGCGGTTAAAAGTTGTGCACTTCTATCACGACAGAAATGGCGTTCCCCGCTTCGGGAAGCCATGGACTGGCTTCGTCAGACACTGGTGACACTCTTTGAAGACAGAATGAGCTTGTTTGTAACAGATCCCTGGCAGGCACGGGATGATTATATTGATGTCATCCTGAACCGTTCTCCCAAAAATATTGAATTGTTCTTTTCAGAACATGCGACCCGTACACTTTTAAACAAAGAAAAGGTCGAGGTACTCAAACTGCTTGAGATCCAGAGAAATGGTATGCTCATGTATACCAGTTGCGGGTGGTTTTTTGATGATATTTCCGGGATAGAATCAGTCCAGGTACTGCGTTATGCCTGCCGTGCAATGCAGCTTGTACGGGAGGTCGCGGGTATTGATCCTGAACCGGATTTTATCTATATATTGAAAAATGCCCCCAGTAATGTACCGGAATATAAGGACGGAGCGCAAGTGTATCGTAATTTCGTCCAGACCTCTGTTGTTGATCTTTCAAGGGTAGGTTTTCACTATGCATTGACATCGTTGATTGTCGATTCCCCGGAAAAGATACGGATAAAAAATTATACTCTGAAGAACGTGACGTACAATAAGAAAGAAACCGGAGAACTTAAACTTGCCATTGGGAAGGTCTTTTTATATTCCGATATTACCTGGGAAGAAAATACCCTGATGTTTGCCGTTCTTCATCTAGGAAACCATAATTTCATGGGTGGGGCAACAGAATTTCCCGATGAAAAGACATTTTTTTCTATGCGGGATGAATTACTGGAAGGTTTTTCCAAAAGTGATATCCCAAGGATGATTCTCTGCCTTGAAGACCACTACGGCATTCGTTTTTATTCACTCTGGGATCTGTTCCGTGATGGGCAGAGGAAGGTATTGTACGCAATTCTTGACTCAACTCTTGCAGATATGGAATCTGCATTCCGGCACATCTACAACCAGTTTTTCCCGCTTCTCCATGCCATGAAAGAGATGCAGATACCCCCGCCAAAAGTGCTTGAGAATCCTGTCTGGTATATTATCAATCTTGATCTCAAGAAAGTTCTTTCCGATTCTAATCTCGACACACAACGACTTGCAGTCCTCGTTGATGAAATGACCAAGGGAAAATTTGAGCCGGATACTCCAAGCCTCAATTTTACTGCAAGCATTGCATTAACTAACCTCATGCAGCGTCTTTATGAGAACCCGGACGATCTCATTCTTATGGAAAAGATCGCAATCGTTTTCAGGCTGTTGTCCCCACTTTCATTGAAATATAATCTTTGGGAATGCCAGAATGACTATTTCCATATTGGTCGAAAAAAAGCAGCAGCTATGCAGGCACTTTCTGGATCGGGGGATATTTATGCAAAGCAATGGATGCGACTGTTTGAGGAGCTGGGAGGGTACCTGGGAGTGAAATTCTCATGATACCTGATGGCAGAGGAGTATCTGCAGAAATGAGCGATTGCCGGGACAGCACTGGACATTGTTCTGTGAAAAAAACGGGGGACCTTGTGTGAAACGGAGAGGAAGCGGAATCCTTTTACACATTACTTCTCTCTTTTCAGAATATGGCATCGGCGATCTCGGCCCCTCTGCCTACCAGTTTGTGGATTTCCTTGCAGATGCACAACAGAGTTACTGGCAGATACTCCCCTTAAACCCTACCCGTCAGGAATATGATAATTCCCCGTATCACAGTACATCCGCCTTTGCATTCAATACCCTGCTCATAAGCCCCGATTGTATAGCCAGAGACGGTTTTTTTAATAAAAATGAGATTGCTGCAATTCCGGAATTTCCCTGTGGCACAGTAGATTTTAATGCTGCGATTCGGTTTAAAGAAGGTATTTTATCACTTGCTTATGATCGGTTCACGATGGAAAAAACCGAACTTATTGTGTATAACGAGTTCTGCAGGAAAAATTCCTGGTGGCTTGAGGATTTTGCACTTTTTACATCGTTACATTGGCATTATAAGGGGAGCTGCTGGAGCAGTTGGCCGGAGGAGATAAAATATCGCGATCCCTCGGCACTGGATGCGATGCGCCTGTCTCTTAAAAAAATGATTGATAAGGAAAAATTTCTCCAGTATATTTTTTATAAACAGTGGCAGGCGCTGAAGAAATACTCCAAAAAAAAAGGTGTCTGCCTGATCGGGGATATTCCGATTTATGTTAATTATCACAGCGCTGATGTATGGGCACACCCGGCATTGTTCCGGCTCGATGACAACCTTTTGCCAATCGTTGTGGCGGGAGTCCCCCCGGATTATTTCAGTAAAACCGGACAACTCTGGAAAAATCCGCTCTATTGCTGGGAAGAACATGAAAAAGAGGGTTTTTCCTGGTGGATACGCCGTGTTGAGCACAATCTCTCCTTATTTGACTATACAAGAATTGATCACTTCCGGGGTTTTGTTGCATACTGGGAAGTGGCAGCCGGAGAAACTAATGCAATAAACGGGAAATGGATCCCGGCACCGGGTGAAAAATTATTAACTCTGATGAAAAAACGTTTTACCGATCTACCCATCATCGCAGAAGATCTCGGGATTATTACCCCAGATGTCTCTGAACTTATTGCCAGATTTAATCTTCCGGGCATGCGGGTGCTTCTCTTTGCTTTTACTGATGATCCATCCAAAAGTCCGCATGCCCCGCATAACCTGAAACGAAATTGTATCTTTTATACCGGCACCCATGACAACGCTACAACCCGGGGATGGCTCGAATCTGATGCTACACCGGAAGAGAGAATGAGACTCTTAAAGTATATGGGACGGAAACTACCTGCAGAACAATTACCCTCAGAATTTATCCGGCTTGCCATGATGTCAGTTGCAGATACGGTAATCTTTCCCCTGCAGGATGTTCTCTGCTTGGGAAACAAATCCCGGATGAACCGTCCGGGAACCGATGAGGGCAACTGGAGATGGCAGATGGAAAAAAACCAGATTACTCCCCCCGTGACCCAAAATCTTGCCGAAATGACGCGGATTTTTGGGAGATCCTGAAACAAAAAAACACATGCTCCCGATGGCCACAAGTATACTTGTACATAAGAATGGCTGAGCCATTTTCCTATTAAAAAGTTTTTTACGGATAGAGTTGCCGGAATAATGATTCGAACTTTTCTGGATGGTTGAGAAATTCGAGGACAGGGGCCCGGTTTTCAATGAGATTATAGAGCGGGTCAGGGATCGCATCCTTTACATCCGCAAGGCGCTGCGCTTTTA from Methanoregula sp. harbors:
- the thiC gene encoding phosphomethylpyrimidine synthase ThiC, whose protein sequence is MSIVADAKRGIITEEMKIVAKQEGVTEDFVRRGVAGGHIVIPVSPYRKVKICGIGEGLRTKVNASIGTSTDIVDIPQEIEKAKQAERAGADTLMELSTGGDFVEIRKQVIANTSLSVGCVPLYQAFIEAAIKDGAVVNMKEDDLFRITAEQAKLGTNFMAIHTGINWETVKRLKNQGRHGGLVSRGGAFMTAWMLHNEKENPLYSEFDYLLEIMKEHEVTLSMGNGMRAGAIHDATDRAAVQELLINAELADIAHKQNVPVIVEGPGHVPIDEIAANVTLMKRVTNNKPFYMLGPIVTDIAPGYDDRVAAIGAAISSSLGADFICYVTPAEHLALPTPEEVYEGVMSSRIAAHVGDMIKLKKTRDLDLEMGHARRDLDWNRQFAVAMNPARAQAIRKERMPADTDGCTMCGDYCAIKIVNKHFQF
- a CDS encoding anaerobic ribonucleoside-triphosphate reductase activating protein, whose protein sequence is MNFGGFVSLSTIDWRGKAVCTVFLRGCPLRCTYCQNENIQAGEDYRDIDEINSMIKTSSPFISGVVFSGGEPTLQKDALIALARYSKKVNLCVGIQSNGYFPETIEALIINGLLDKVAIDYKTTWEGYSGTTEGYCHLSKENYERNVQKSIRICKKALEKKQLTEFEVVFTIFYENQEHIRQISEKIGDVSIVLQQGEHKIPVIRNATPDMTNGEYICKKLTQQNKHPPLKLNEIKEIADSLKKTVRIRTREVGEISYNWRNIL
- a CDS encoding AAA family ATPase; translation: MKVIGVVGLPASGKGEFSKIAADAGIPVIVMGDMIRAAVLKAGLEPTDANFGATANRLRAEGGMDAVAALCVPEILRQTAPLVLVDGIRGDAEVRLFRKHFSGFTLIRIDSSFEKRLDRIRARGRSDDFVQAESLRNRDEREIGWGLGNALAEADISIANEGSLGDFSTAVTSVLDSLRRDP
- a CDS encoding sugar phosphate isomerase/epimerase family protein, with the protein product MSLKPYFSSSSKVWDDISWVYGIEDAGYDGWEIVADGNYNLDNPECFKKIEGMIASTHLGVTVHAPFGDLNLATLNDPIWRESIRQICTCITHASAFTDRITIHPGYLSPVGKLMPQKVWDLQKEALRQIGKCAAEHSVLACVENMIGVKEFLCQLPEELIGMTDGIEGIGMTFDFGHANTLGKVNSFLPYVNKASHIHIHDNHGMSDEHLALGDGTISWSSIGKTIAENYSGVVVIEGRSIEEAKKSIAVFRKCFS
- the rnz gene encoding ribonuclease Z, with amino-acid sequence MSGETLHVYFLGTAGALPTPQRNPPCIMIRRGSDTLLFDCGEGAQQQMMRARCGFLVNAIFVSHWHADHFLGIFGLVQTMSFNGRTEPLTIYGPEWVQEFVTTLRHVGRFNLKFPIEAVELSHGSWVRFDGYTITAFAVSHGMPALGYSLEEDPRPGRFDREGAIALGVPPGPLFGRLQRGEIVTIGPEGQKREVKPEDVLGTPRPGRKIVYTGDTRAVHTTLGEIARNADLLIHDATYDETEAVRAAEFYHATASQAGEAATILSARTLVLVHISSRYIDSTAHISDAKKKFSGTVISPNDLDMIEVPFRD
- a CDS encoding OB-fold nucleic acid binding domain-containing protein, whose product is MENNNSNDVLVYRLGTGCDLADVEAGNIYQGKVQGFATFGMFVQLNDRIKGLVHKSNVKAEHKERDSVLVKVREVRPNGNIDLEEVQYQVYQVQNVERKSTTVRIIDLPSKLGKTVAIEGEIAQIKQTSGPTIFTIVDETGTQNGAAFIEAGVRAYPEAELGDMVKLIGEVMMRNGQLQIEVDGLSILTDEEAAVVKVRIEKALDLRSEPENIPLLVQSDVMEKLRPEMKKVAKIIRKAVFTSQPIILRHHADADGICSAVAIEQAVVSLIRESGGDFDAEYFLFKRAPSKAPFYEIEDITRDLDFSLKDHVRFGQKMPLVILTDNGSTEEDEPSYKIASVYDIPFVVIDHHHPDTTIDKYLLAHVNPYHVGGDFGITAGMLGTEVARLINPKVEPLIRHLPAVAAVGDRSEAPERALYLALVRDNFPEQACKDIALALDYEQFWLRFNDGREIVKDILNLAGNTERHKKLLTLLIDGANTMIADQMSACMAHVDPRILKNDARLFLLDVEIHAHKFTFPPPGKTSGEVHDRLCQQNAGKPVVTIGFGPDFAVLRSRGVLMNIPKMVRELRVEIPGGGISGGGHLVVGSIKFVEGMRSVVIEALINKIADAQVQQ
- a CDS encoding DUF3536 domain-containing protein; amino-acid sequence: MSRFVCIHGHFYQPPRENPWLEEVETEDSAYPYHDWNERITAECYAPNAASRILDSNRKIIDIVNNYAKISFNFGPTLLTWLEQNNKELYLSILEADKESIKRFSGHGSAIAQVYNHIIMPLANYRDKHTQVIWGIKDFKFRFKRKPEGMWLPETAVDLETLEILAEQGIKFTILSPKQANRVKPVDDTQWTDVSRGGIDSSMPYLCRLPSGESIVIFFYDEGISQEIAFSNLLENGEVFANRMMRFFSQHQKQSGLLNIASDGETYGHHHRFGDMALAYALYLIESKNLAQITIYGEYLSKNPPTHLVEIIENTSWSCTHGIERWRDDCGCCTPGSIVQMTASNPFIHSTAKDEPIAVKSCALLSRQKWRSPLREAMDWLRQTLVTLFEDRMSLFVTDPWQARDDYIDVILNRSPKNIELFFSEHATRTLLNKEKVEVLKLLEIQRNGMLMYTSCGWFFDDISGIESVQVLRYACRAMQLVREVAGIDPEPDFIYILKNAPSNVPEYKDGAQVYRNFVQTSVVDLSRVGFHYALTSLIVDSPEKIRIKNYTLKNVTYNKKETGELKLAIGKVFLYSDITWEENTLMFAVLHLGNHNFMGGATEFPDEKTFFSMRDELLEGFSKSDIPRMILCLEDHYGIRFYSLWDLFRDGQRKVLYAILDSTLADMESAFRHIYNQFFPLLHAMKEMQIPPPKVLENPVWYIINLDLKKVLSDSNLDTQRLAVLVDEMTKGKFEPDTPSLNFTASIALTNLMQRLYENPDDLILMEKIAIVFRLLSPLSLKYNLWECQNDYFHIGRKKAAAMQALSGSGDIYAKQWMRLFEELGGYLGVKFS
- the malQ gene encoding 4-alpha-glucanotransferase, yielding MKRRGSGILLHITSLFSEYGIGDLGPSAYQFVDFLADAQQSYWQILPLNPTRQEYDNSPYHSTSAFAFNTLLISPDCIARDGFFNKNEIAAIPEFPCGTVDFNAAIRFKEGILSLAYDRFTMEKTELIVYNEFCRKNSWWLEDFALFTSLHWHYKGSCWSSWPEEIKYRDPSALDAMRLSLKKMIDKEKFLQYIFYKQWQALKKYSKKKGVCLIGDIPIYVNYHSADVWAHPALFRLDDNLLPIVVAGVPPDYFSKTGQLWKNPLYCWEEHEKEGFSWWIRRVEHNLSLFDYTRIDHFRGFVAYWEVAAGETNAINGKWIPAPGEKLLTLMKKRFTDLPIIAEDLGIITPDVSELIARFNLPGMRVLLFAFTDDPSKSPHAPHNLKRNCIFYTGTHDNATTRGWLESDATPEERMRLLKYMGRKLPAEQLPSEFIRLAMMSVADTVIFPLQDVLCLGNKSRMNRPGTDEGNWRWQMEKNQITPPVTQNLAEMTRIFGRS